Proteins encoded within one genomic window of Lagenorhynchus albirostris chromosome 9, mLagAlb1.1, whole genome shotgun sequence:
- the ARAP1 gene encoding arf-GAP with Rho-GAP domain, ANK repeat and PH domain-containing protein 1 isoform X3, whose protein sequence is MAEAGDGALSVAEWLRALHLEQYTRLFEQHGLVWATECQGLSDARLVDMGMLLPGHRRRILAGLLRAHTPPAPAPRLTPRPVPMKRHVFRSPPVPTTPPEPLPMAGEDEGLPTAPPIPPRRNCLPPTCFSPPSMSAPDPVLPPLPAKRHLTELSVPPVPPRTGPPRLRVSLPAKEEELLSPPPSFPPQPEPEEPPAIFPRGPPQPPSPPPSPPEIPPKPLCVLPEFDDPDYDELPEEGPRAPAAVMTKKEDPPVSQVPRAVRVASLLSEGEELSGDDQGDEAEDGHAYEDIPNGGWHTSSLSSSLPSSLLIPDPRPHPMDGLPVGPTPSPPVIKAGWLDKNPPQGSYIYQKRWVRLDTDHLRYFDSNKDAYSKRFVPVACISRVAAIGDQKFEVVTNNRTFAFRAESDAERKEWMQALQQAVAEQRARARLSSAHPLGVQGSEPPDRAGSLELRGFKNKLYVAVVGDKVQLYKNLEEYHLGIGITFVDMSVGNVKEAADRRGFDLTTPYRIFSFLAESELEKEQWLEAMQRAIAEALSTWEVAERIWAMAPNRFCADCGAAQPDWASINLCVVICKRCAGEHRGLGAGISKVRSLKMDRKVWTETLIELFLQLGNAAGNRFWAANVPPSEALQPSSSPGARRCHLEAKYREGKYRRYHPLFGNQEELDKALCAAVTTSDLAETQALLGCGAGVNCFSGDPEVPTPLALAEQAGQTLQMEFLRNNRTTEVPRLDSVRPPEKHYSVVLPTVSHSGFLYKTASAGKLLQDRRAREEFSRRWCVLSDGVLSYYENERAVTPNGEIRASEIVCLAVPTPNTHGFEHTFEVYTEGERLYLFGLESAELAREWVKCIAKAFVPPPAEDLLARDFERLGRLPYKAGLSLQRAQEGWFALLGSELHAVFPEGPCEEPLQLRKLQELSVQGDSENQVLVLVERRRTLYIQGERRLDFTGWLGAIQKAAASSGDTLSEQQLGDSDIPVIVYRCVDYITQCGLTSEGIYRKCGQTSKTQRLLESLRLDARSVRLKEGEQHVDDVSSALKRFLRDLPDGLFTRVQRLAWLEASEIEDEEEKVSRYRELLVRLPPVNRATVKALISHLYCVQCFSDTNQMNTHNLAIVFGPTLFQTDGQDYKAGRVVEDLISHYVMVFSVDEEELRKQREEITAIVKMRVAGTASGTQHAGDFICTVYLEEKKAETEQHVKIPASMTAEELTLEILDRRNVGIREKDYWTCFEVNEREEAERPLHFAEKVLPILHGLGMDSYLVVKKHQSMEAMLLYLASHVGETKHGMMKFREDRSLLGLGLPSGGFHDRYFILNSSCLRLYKEVRSQRPWSGAPETSHRPEKEWPVRSLKIYLGVKKKLRPPTCWGFTVVHETEKHEKQQWYLCCETQMELREWFATFLFMQHDGLVWPSEPSRVSRAVPEVRLGSVSLIPLRGSENEMRRSVAAFTADPLSLLRNV, encoded by the exons ATGGCAGAGGCCGGGGATGGGGCCCTATCGGTGGCCGAGTGGCTGCGGGCTCTGCACCTGGAGCAGTACACCAGGCTCTTTGAGCAGCACGGACTGGTGTGGGCCACAGAGTGCCAAGGCCTCAGCGATGCCCGCCTGGTGGACATGGGCATGCTGCTCCCCGGCCACCGCCGCcgcatcctggctggcctgctcCGTGCCCACacgcccccagcccctgcacccCGCCTGACCCCACGGCCCGTGCCCATGAAGCGTCATGTCTTCCGCTCACCACCTGTGCCCACCACTCCACCGGAGCCACTGCCCATGGCTGGAGAGGATGAGGGGCTACCCACTGCCCCACCCATCCCGCCCCGGAGGAACTGCCTTCCACCCACCTGCTTCTCCCCCCCATCCATGTCTGCCCCAGACCCTGTGCTGCCCCCGCTGCCTGCCAAGCGGCATTTGACAGAGCTCAGCGTTCCGCCTGTGCCCCCTCGCACTGGGCCCCCCCGCCTGCGGGTGAG CCTTCCTGCCAAGGAAGAAGAGTTACTGTCACCGCCACCATCATTCCCTCCCCAGCCAGAGCCTGAGGAGCCCCCGGCCATCTTCCCCCGggggcctccccagcccccatctccacctcccagccccccagaGATTCCCCCGAAGCCTCTCTGCGTGCTCCCAGAGTTTG ATGACCCTGACTACGATGAGCTCCCAGAGGAGGGGCCGAGGGCCCCAGCTGCCGTGATGACCAAGAAG GAGGACCCCCCAGTGAGCCAAGTCCCGAGGGCTGTGCGTGTGGCCAGTCTGCTGAGCGAGGGGGAGGAGCTGTCCGGGGACGACCAAGGGGATGAAGCTGAGGATGGCCACGCCTACGAGGACATCCCCAA TGGTGGATGGCACACTAGCAGCCTGAGCTCATCCTTGCCCAGCAGCCTCCTGATTCCTGATCCCCGACCGCACCCCATGGACGGGCTGCCTGTgggccccactcccagcccaCCTGTGATCAAGGCTGGCTGGCTGGACAAGAACCCACCGCAAGG ATCTTATATCTATCAGAAGCGATGGGTGAGACTGGATACCGATCACCTACGATACTTTGATAGTAACAAG gaTGCCTACTCAAAGCGCTTTGTCCCTGTGGCCTgcatctcccgagtggctgctaTTGGGGACCAAAAGTTTGAAGTGGTCACGAACAACCGGACCTTTGCCTTCCGGGCGGAGAGTGATG CGGAGCGGAAGGAGTGGATGCAGGCCCTGCAGCAGGCGGTGGCTGAGCAGCGTGCTCGGGCCCGACTGTCTAGTGCTCATCCGTTGGGAGTTCAAGGCTCAGAGCCCCCTGACCGCGCCGGCAGCCTGGAGCTACGTGGCTTCAAGAATAAACTCTATGTGGCCGTGGTTGGGGACAAAGTGCAGCTTTACAAGAATCTGGAG GAGTACCACCTGGGCATCGGCATCACCTTCGTCGACATGAGCGTGGGCAACGTGAAGGAAGCAGCAGACCGACGCGGCTTCGACCTCACCACCCCCTACCGCATCTTCAG CTTCTTGGCCGAATCGGAGCTGGAGAAGGAGCAGTGGCTGGAGGCCATGCAGAGAGCCATTGCCGAGGCCCTGTCTACCTGGGAGGTGGCTGAGCGCATCTGGGCCATGGCCCCCAACAGATTCTGTGCTGACTGTGGAGCTGCCCAGCCTGACTGGGCCTCCATCAACCTCTGCGTTGTCATCTGCAAGCGCTGTGCAG GGGAGCACCGTGGCCTGGGCGCTGGTATCTCCAAGGTGCGGAGCCTGAAGATGGACAGGAAGGTGTGGACGGAAACACTCATCGAG CTCTTCTTACAGCTGGGCAATGCTGCTGGGAACCGCTTCTGGGCAGCCAACGTGCCGCCCAGTGAGGCTCTGCAGCccagcagcagccctggggcCCGGCGGTGCCACCTAGAGGCCAAATACCGGGAGGGCAAGTACCGACGCTACCATCCGCTCTTTGGCAACCAGGAGGAGCTGGACAAG gccctgtgTGCCGCGGTCACAACCTCAGACCTGGCTGAGACCCAGGCGCTCCTGGGCTGTGGGGCTGGGGTCAACTGCTTCTCGGGGGACCCTGAAGTCCCCACGCCCCTGGCTCTCGCTGAGCAGGCGGGACAGACACTGCAGATGGAATTCCTTCGAAACAACCGGACCACAG AGGTACCTCGGCTGGATTCAGTGAGGCCCCCGGAAAAGCACTACTCAGTTGTCCTGCCAACCGTGAGCCACAGCGGCTTCCTCTACAAGACCGCTTCCGCCGGGAAGCTGCTACAGGACCGCCGGGCCCGGGAAG AATTCAGCCGACGCTGGTGTGTGCTTAGCGACGGGGTCCTGAGCTACTATGAGAATGAGCGGGCAGTGACCCCCAACGGGGAGATTCGGGCCAGCGAGATTGTGTGTCTGGCAGTGCCCACTCCCAACACCCATGG TTTTGAGCACACCTTTGAGGTGTACACAGAAGGAGAACGGCTGTACCTGTTTGGGCTGGAGAGCGCAGAGCTGGCTCGTGAGTGGGTCAAGTGCATTGCTAAG GCGTTCGTGCCTCCCCCGGCTGAGGATCTGCTGGCCCGGGATTTTGAGAGGCTTGGGCGCCTACCCTACAAAGCTGGCCTGAGCCTACAGCGGGCCCAGGAGGGCTGGTTTGCCCTCCTCGGCTCCGAGCTCCATGCTGTCTTCCCAGAGGGGCCCTGCGAGGAGCCGCTGCAGCTTCGGAAACTACAGGAGCTTT CCGTCCAAGGGGACAGCGAGAACCAGGTGCTGGTGCTGGTGGAGCGACGGAG GACGCTGTACATCCAGGGGGAGCGGCGGCTGGACTTCACGGGCTGGCTGGGGGCCATCCAGAAAGCAGCGGCCAGCTCAGGGGACACGCTGTCGGAGCAGCAGCTTGGAGACTCGGATATCCCGGTGATTGTGTACCGCTGTGTGGACTACATCACCCAGTGCG GCCTGACGTCGGAGGGCATCTACCGCAAGTGTGGGCAGACATCAAAGACACAGCGGCTGCTGGAGAGCCTGCGGCTGGACGCTCGCTCTGTGCGCCTCAAGGAGGGCGAGCAGCACGTGGACGACGTCTCCTCGGCGCTCAAGCGCTTCCTGCGAGATCTGCCCGATGGGCTCTTCACTAGAGTCCAGCGCCTAGCCTGGCTGGAGGCCTCAG AGATTGAGGATGAAGAGGAGAAGGTCTCCAGGTACCGAGAGCTACTGGTGCGTCTGCCTCCAGTCAACCGGGCCACGGTGAAGGCCCTTATCAGCCACTTGTACTG TGTCCAGTGCTTCTCAGACACGAACCAGATGAACACGCACAACCTGGCCATTGTGTTTGGGCCCACGCTCTTCCAGACAGATGGGCAGGACTACAAGGCCGGCCGCGTGGTGGAAGACCTCATCAGCCACTATGTGATGGTGTTTAGT gTGGACGAGGAGGAGCTGAGGAAGCAGCGGGAGGAGATCACTGCCATTGTGAAGATGCGTGTGGCTGGCACTGCTAGTGGGACTCAG CACGCCGGCGACTTCATCTGCACTGTGTACCTGGAGGAAAAGAAGGCGGAGACAGAGCAACATGTCAAG ATCCCAGCATCCATGACAGCTGAGGAGCTCACCCTGGAGATCTTGGATCGCAGGAATGTGGGCATCAGGGAGAAGGACTATTGGACCTGCTTCGAGGTCAACGAGAGGGAGGAGGCAG AGCGCCCCCTGCACTTTGCGGAGAAGGTGCTGCCCATCCTGCATGGGCTGGGCATGGACAGCTACCTGGTGGTGAAGAAGCACCAGTCCATGGAGGCCATGCTGCTGTACCTAG CCAGCCATGTGGGTGAAACCAAGCACGGCATGATGAAGTTCCGAGAGGACCGCAGcctcctgggcctgggcctgcccTCAGGGGGCTTCCACGATCGCTACTTCATCCTCAACAGCAGCTGCCTGCGGCTCTACAAGGAGGTCCGG AGCCAGAGGCCGTGGAGCGGGGCCCCTGAGACC AGTCACCGGCCTGAGAAGGAGTGGCCCGTCAGGAGTCTCAAAATCTACCTGGGAGTGAAGAAGAAACTCCGGCCACCCACCTG
- the ARAP1 gene encoding arf-GAP with Rho-GAP domain, ANK repeat and PH domain-containing protein 1 isoform X7, whose translation MTKKEDPPVSQVPRAVRVASLLSEGEELSGDDQGDEAEDGHAYEDIPNGGWHTSSLSSSLPSSLLIPDPRPHPMDGLPVGPTPSPPVIKAGWLDKNPPQGSYIYQKRWVRLDTDHLRYFDSNKDAYSKRFVPVACISRVAAIGDQKFEVVTNNRTFAFRAESDAERKEWMQALQQAVAEQRARARLSSAHPLGVQGSEPPDRAGSLELRGFKNKLYVAVVGDKVQLYKNLEEYHLGIGITFVDMSVGNVKEAADRRGFDLTTPYRIFSFLAESELEKEQWLEAMQRAIAEALSTWEVAERIWAMAPNRFCADCGAAQPDWASINLCVVICKRCAGEHRGLGAGISKVRSLKMDRKVWTETLIELFLQLGNAAGNRFWAANVPPSEALQPSSSPGARRCHLEAKYREGKYRRYHPLFGNQEELDKALCAAVTTSDLAETQALLGCGAGVNCFSGDPEVPTPLALAEQAGQTLQMEFLRNNRTTEVPRLDSVRPPEKHYSVVLPTVSHSGFLYKTASAGKLLQDRRAREEFSRRWCVLSDGVLSYYENERAVTPNGEIRASEIVCLAVPTPNTHGFEHTFEVYTEGERLYLFGLESAELAREWVKCIAKAFVPPPAEDLLARDFERLGRLPYKAGLSLQRAQEGWFALLGSELHAVFPEGPCEEPLQLRKLQELSVQGDSENQVLVLVERRRTLYIQGERRLDFTGWLGAIQKAAASSGDTLSEQQLGDSDIPVIVYRCVDYITQCGLTSEGIYRKCGQTSKTQRLLESLRLDARSVRLKEGEQHVDDVSSALKRFLRDLPDGLFTRVQRLAWLEASEIEDEEEKVSRYRELLVRLPPVNRATVKALISHLYCVQCFSDTNQMNTHNLAIVFGPTLFQTDGQDYKAGRVVEDLISHYVMVFSVDEEELRKQREEITAIVKMRVAGTASGTQHAGDFICTVYLEEKKAETEQHVKIPASMTAEELTLEILDRRNVGIREKDYWTCFEVNEREEAERPLHFAEKVLPILHGLGMDSYLVVKKHQSMEAMLLYLASHVGETKHGMMKFREDRSLLGLGLPSGGFHDRYFILNSSCLRLYKEVRSQRPWSGAPETVSSCGSTAGCLTPPGGQSHRPEKEWPVRSLKIYLGVKKKLRPPTCWGFTVVHETEKHEKQQWYLCCETQMELREWFATFLFMQHDGLVWPSEPSRVSRAVPEVRLGSVSLIPLRGSENEMRRSVAAFTADPLSLLRNV comes from the exons ATGACCAAGAAG GAGGACCCCCCAGTGAGCCAAGTCCCGAGGGCTGTGCGTGTGGCCAGTCTGCTGAGCGAGGGGGAGGAGCTGTCCGGGGACGACCAAGGGGATGAAGCTGAGGATGGCCACGCCTACGAGGACATCCCCAA TGGTGGATGGCACACTAGCAGCCTGAGCTCATCCTTGCCCAGCAGCCTCCTGATTCCTGATCCCCGACCGCACCCCATGGACGGGCTGCCTGTgggccccactcccagcccaCCTGTGATCAAGGCTGGCTGGCTGGACAAGAACCCACCGCAAGG ATCTTATATCTATCAGAAGCGATGGGTGAGACTGGATACCGATCACCTACGATACTTTGATAGTAACAAG gaTGCCTACTCAAAGCGCTTTGTCCCTGTGGCCTgcatctcccgagtggctgctaTTGGGGACCAAAAGTTTGAAGTGGTCACGAACAACCGGACCTTTGCCTTCCGGGCGGAGAGTGATG CGGAGCGGAAGGAGTGGATGCAGGCCCTGCAGCAGGCGGTGGCTGAGCAGCGTGCTCGGGCCCGACTGTCTAGTGCTCATCCGTTGGGAGTTCAAGGCTCAGAGCCCCCTGACCGCGCCGGCAGCCTGGAGCTACGTGGCTTCAAGAATAAACTCTATGTGGCCGTGGTTGGGGACAAAGTGCAGCTTTACAAGAATCTGGAG GAGTACCACCTGGGCATCGGCATCACCTTCGTCGACATGAGCGTGGGCAACGTGAAGGAAGCAGCAGACCGACGCGGCTTCGACCTCACCACCCCCTACCGCATCTTCAG CTTCTTGGCCGAATCGGAGCTGGAGAAGGAGCAGTGGCTGGAGGCCATGCAGAGAGCCATTGCCGAGGCCCTGTCTACCTGGGAGGTGGCTGAGCGCATCTGGGCCATGGCCCCCAACAGATTCTGTGCTGACTGTGGAGCTGCCCAGCCTGACTGGGCCTCCATCAACCTCTGCGTTGTCATCTGCAAGCGCTGTGCAG GGGAGCACCGTGGCCTGGGCGCTGGTATCTCCAAGGTGCGGAGCCTGAAGATGGACAGGAAGGTGTGGACGGAAACACTCATCGAG CTCTTCTTACAGCTGGGCAATGCTGCTGGGAACCGCTTCTGGGCAGCCAACGTGCCGCCCAGTGAGGCTCTGCAGCccagcagcagccctggggcCCGGCGGTGCCACCTAGAGGCCAAATACCGGGAGGGCAAGTACCGACGCTACCATCCGCTCTTTGGCAACCAGGAGGAGCTGGACAAG gccctgtgTGCCGCGGTCACAACCTCAGACCTGGCTGAGACCCAGGCGCTCCTGGGCTGTGGGGCTGGGGTCAACTGCTTCTCGGGGGACCCTGAAGTCCCCACGCCCCTGGCTCTCGCTGAGCAGGCGGGACAGACACTGCAGATGGAATTCCTTCGAAACAACCGGACCACAG AGGTACCTCGGCTGGATTCAGTGAGGCCCCCGGAAAAGCACTACTCAGTTGTCCTGCCAACCGTGAGCCACAGCGGCTTCCTCTACAAGACCGCTTCCGCCGGGAAGCTGCTACAGGACCGCCGGGCCCGGGAAG AATTCAGCCGACGCTGGTGTGTGCTTAGCGACGGGGTCCTGAGCTACTATGAGAATGAGCGGGCAGTGACCCCCAACGGGGAGATTCGGGCCAGCGAGATTGTGTGTCTGGCAGTGCCCACTCCCAACACCCATGG TTTTGAGCACACCTTTGAGGTGTACACAGAAGGAGAACGGCTGTACCTGTTTGGGCTGGAGAGCGCAGAGCTGGCTCGTGAGTGGGTCAAGTGCATTGCTAAG GCGTTCGTGCCTCCCCCGGCTGAGGATCTGCTGGCCCGGGATTTTGAGAGGCTTGGGCGCCTACCCTACAAAGCTGGCCTGAGCCTACAGCGGGCCCAGGAGGGCTGGTTTGCCCTCCTCGGCTCCGAGCTCCATGCTGTCTTCCCAGAGGGGCCCTGCGAGGAGCCGCTGCAGCTTCGGAAACTACAGGAGCTTT CCGTCCAAGGGGACAGCGAGAACCAGGTGCTGGTGCTGGTGGAGCGACGGAG GACGCTGTACATCCAGGGGGAGCGGCGGCTGGACTTCACGGGCTGGCTGGGGGCCATCCAGAAAGCAGCGGCCAGCTCAGGGGACACGCTGTCGGAGCAGCAGCTTGGAGACTCGGATATCCCGGTGATTGTGTACCGCTGTGTGGACTACATCACCCAGTGCG GCCTGACGTCGGAGGGCATCTACCGCAAGTGTGGGCAGACATCAAAGACACAGCGGCTGCTGGAGAGCCTGCGGCTGGACGCTCGCTCTGTGCGCCTCAAGGAGGGCGAGCAGCACGTGGACGACGTCTCCTCGGCGCTCAAGCGCTTCCTGCGAGATCTGCCCGATGGGCTCTTCACTAGAGTCCAGCGCCTAGCCTGGCTGGAGGCCTCAG AGATTGAGGATGAAGAGGAGAAGGTCTCCAGGTACCGAGAGCTACTGGTGCGTCTGCCTCCAGTCAACCGGGCCACGGTGAAGGCCCTTATCAGCCACTTGTACTG TGTCCAGTGCTTCTCAGACACGAACCAGATGAACACGCACAACCTGGCCATTGTGTTTGGGCCCACGCTCTTCCAGACAGATGGGCAGGACTACAAGGCCGGCCGCGTGGTGGAAGACCTCATCAGCCACTATGTGATGGTGTTTAGT gTGGACGAGGAGGAGCTGAGGAAGCAGCGGGAGGAGATCACTGCCATTGTGAAGATGCGTGTGGCTGGCACTGCTAGTGGGACTCAG CACGCCGGCGACTTCATCTGCACTGTGTACCTGGAGGAAAAGAAGGCGGAGACAGAGCAACATGTCAAG ATCCCAGCATCCATGACAGCTGAGGAGCTCACCCTGGAGATCTTGGATCGCAGGAATGTGGGCATCAGGGAGAAGGACTATTGGACCTGCTTCGAGGTCAACGAGAGGGAGGAGGCAG AGCGCCCCCTGCACTTTGCGGAGAAGGTGCTGCCCATCCTGCATGGGCTGGGCATGGACAGCTACCTGGTGGTGAAGAAGCACCAGTCCATGGAGGCCATGCTGCTGTACCTAG CCAGCCATGTGGGTGAAACCAAGCACGGCATGATGAAGTTCCGAGAGGACCGCAGcctcctgggcctgggcctgcccTCAGGGGGCTTCCACGATCGCTACTTCATCCTCAACAGCAGCTGCCTGCGGCTCTACAAGGAGGTCCGG AGCCAGAGGCCGTGGAGCGGGGCCCCTGAGACCGTGAGTAGCTGCGGGTCAACTGCCGGCTGCCTTACACCTCCTGGGGGCCAA AGTCACCGGCCTGAGAAGGAGTGGCCCGTCAGGAGTCTCAAAATCTACCTGGGAGTGAAGAAGAAACTCCGGCCACCCACCTG